A DNA window from Daucus carota subsp. sativus chromosome 3, DH1 v3.0, whole genome shotgun sequence contains the following coding sequences:
- the LOC108213832 gene encoding uncharacterized protein LOC108213832 isoform X1, translating into MYNPYLYGSYPQRLPNSSAKGAMILASVQLFLHVSHFFFFNSNFKSSESSQHNSKLMDPKGHKRVHLDPLSPSSARTGQKICLVLIRVKTMIRTPSRFPLDALANPVLAEIRDISQHHKDIYITKISLLIIKKVVRVISRHCKDGFRVFIS; encoded by the exons ATGTATAACCCATACTTATATGGGTCGTACCCGCAGAGACTTCCTAATTCCTCGGCAAAAGGCGCCATGATTTTAGCGTCCGTTCAGTTATTTCTCCATGTCTcccacttcttcttcttcaattcaaattttaaatcctCAGAATCATCTCAGCATAACTCTAAATTAATGGACCCTAAAG GTCATAAGCGTGTTCATTTGGATCCTCTATCTCCTTCTTCAGCACGTACAG GACAGAAGATATGTCTGGTTCTTATTCGGGTGAAAACAATGATCCGAACACCATCCAGATTTCCACTGGACGCACTG GCAAATCCGGTCTTGGCGGAAATCCGAGATATATCACAACATCACAAAGACATCTACATAACAAAGATCTCTCTTCTAATAATCAAAAAAGTGGTCAGGGTTATCTCACGCCATTGCAAAGACGGCTTCAGGGTGTTTATTTCTTAA
- the LOC108213126 gene encoding GDSL esterase/lipase At5g03810 yields MGLLRIFLSFLLAAVALFRAHSQPMVPALNIFGDSVVDAGNNNNRLSLVKANFPPYGRDFIDHKASGRFCNGMLAIDYTAEYLGFTSYPPAYLSDDAKGRNILTGANFASAACGYYNMTSLAYLAISLPQQIEYYRAWQNKVVGMVGRARANEIFSGAVQLLSAGSSDFIQNYYINLPLRGAYSIDRFSDMLLKSFTNFVEKLYGLGARRIGVTTLPPMGCLPAAISLFGRGSNQCVPRLNADSVMFNNKLNTTAEKLLNQYQGLKLVVFDIYTPLLELVMKPSDNGFAESRRACCGTGTIETSLLCNSMSVGTCSNASQYVFWDSFHPTQQANEYLAQSMLVKGFDLIS; encoded by the exons ATGGGATTATTAAGGATCTTTTTGAGTTTTCTTCTTGCGGCAGTAGCTTTGTTCAGAGCTCACAGCCAGCCTATGGTTCCTGCTCTCAATATCTTCGGAGACTCTGTTGTTGATGCTGGGAACAACAATAACCGCTTAAGCCTTGTCAAGGCCAACTTTCCTCCTTATGGAAGAGACTTCATCGACCACAAGGCCTCAGGAAGATTCTGCAACGGGATGCTGGCCATCGACTACACAG CTGAATACCTTGGCTTCACTTCGTACCCGCCAGCATACCTTAGTGATGATGCCAAAGGAAGGAACATCCTCACTGGTGCCAACTTCGCGTCAGCTGCCTGTGGTTACTACAACATGACATCCTTGGCATAC CTAGCTATTTCATTGCCACAGCAGATAGAATATTACAGGGCTTGGCAAAACAAGGTTGTAGGAATGGTGGGAAGAGCAAGAGCCAATGAAATATTTTCTGGTGCAGTCCAGCTTTTGAGTGCAGGAAGCAGTGACTTCATTCAGAACTACTACATCAATCTCCCTCTCCGAGGAGCCTATTCAATTGATCGCTTCTCAGACATGTTACTCAAATCTTTCACCAACTTTGTTGAG AAACTCTATGGGCTAGGAGCAAGAAGGATTGGTGTCACAACCCTACCGCCAATGGGTTGCTTGCCAGCGGCCATCTCATTATTTGGTAGAGGTAGCAATCAATGTGTACCTAGGCTAAACGCAGATTCTGTGATGTTCAACAACAAGCTAAACACTACTGCGGAAAAATTGCTGAATCAGTATCAAGGTCTCAAACTTGTTGTCTTCGATATCTACACACCCCTTCTGGAACTGGTCATGAAGCCAAGTGATAACG GTTTCGCGGAATCGAGGAGGGCCTGCTGTGGGACTGGGACAATAGAAACATCTCTGCTTTGCAATTCGATGTCTGTGGGAACATGCAGCAATGCCTCACAGTATGTGTTCTGGGACAGTTTTCATCCGACTCAACAGGCCAACGAGTATTTGGCTCAGTCTATGCTTGTAAAGGGCTTCGACCTCATCTCCTAG
- the LOC108213832 gene encoding uncharacterized protein LOC108213832 isoform X2, translated as MSGSYSGENNDPNTIQISTGRTGKSGLGGNPRYITTSQRHLHNKDLSSNNQKSGQGYLTPLQRRLQGVYFLRLSQNVSTSKLINRKQTVFNDGRKFQLPAASKVLNPVSAPPSGD; from the exons ATGTCTGGTTCTTATTCGGGTGAAAACAATGATCCGAACACCATCCAGATTTCCACTGGACGCACTG GCAAATCCGGTCTTGGCGGAAATCCGAGATATATCACAACATCACAAAGACATCTACATAACAAAGATCTCTCTTCTAATAATCAAAAAAGTGGTCAGGGTTATCTCACGCCATTGCAAAGACGGCTTCAGGGTGTTTATTTCTTAA GACTGAGCCAAAATGTTTCAACGTCCAAACTTATTAACAGGAAACAGACAGTGTTTAACGATGGCAGGAAATTCCAACTACCTGCAGCTTCAAAAGTACTAAATCCTGTGAGTGCTCCACCCTCAGGCG ACTGA
- the LOC108210798 gene encoding uncharacterized protein LOC108210798 isoform X1, producing the protein MSDVNPAFYIYDDVEDEDVVVVEDVMDLDEEEDDDDEYEDDEDDDDDDEEDDEAVSTAAIVKNKTTPLSIDDDGSGIEELMSKDNNEIDGLCCPICMEPWTSEGVHQVCCLPCGHIYGLSCIQKWIRQRQSSRKCPQCKRSCSLKDVRLLYASRIVVVDEELQKKVQKLEAKCASLDTKHAECVKREDEGKKREAELYLQVQQLKERARYLEGMLEHSERTAGSVTASSDFPRSSCTGQFRKTGCSNSFELQVHYFTLFCSTKKEFNIEGARVFDVDASGQVLLIARRLTGMGGLFGLTKISLVAPHDRLDMQLPSNTKAVRDLRFSPRDRLLLVASLGKKLSIISSQSNTTVLTYDLPAAAWSCSWDISCSNYAYAGLQNGMLLVFDMRQTREPVKCLAGITCNPIHSLYSVSPESPSPSGVRTILTASSIGACEWNFGGVDERPFLIPGSDNEGVCVSLACSSSNSNIVASYRPKVNMLNKESASQAVPTPSTNAMGNSVVGSHVSYKRTSSQCFQKLGSTCANVNDIRLPKSAIVDIRNNDAPLFVSGDEARGEITLQLLPSLLTVQHLTPQKFPVRDVKFTHGSNSSILGCLCDDILKLYSLKLS; encoded by the exons ATGTCAGATGTGAATCCTGCTTTCTATATATACGATGATGTAGAAGACGAagatgttgttgttgtagaagatGTTATGGACCTAGACGAAGAGGAAGACGATGACGATGAATATGAAGATgacgaagatgatgatgatgatgatgaagaagacgaTGAGGCAGTTTCGACTGCGGCTATTGTGAAGAACAAAACGACACCGTTGAGTATTGATGATGATGGTAGCGGCATTGAGGAGTTAATGAGCAAAGATAATAATGAAATTGATGGATTGTGTTGCCCAATTTGTATGGAGCCTTGGACTTCTGAAGGTGTTCATCAAGTCTG TTGTCTTCCTTGTGGACATATTTATGGTTTGTCTTGCATACAGAAATGGATTCGACAACGTCAAAGTTCAAGGAAG TGTCCTCAATGCAAGAGAAGTTGCAGTCTGAAGGATGTTAGATTACTTTATGCATCCcggattgttgttgttgatgaagaACTACAAAAG AAAGTTCAAAAACTTGAAGCTAAATGTGCATCTCTTGACACAAAG CATGCGGAATGTGTAAAGAGAGAAGATGAAGGGAAAAAGAGAGAAGCTGAATTATATCTGCAGGTGCAACAACTCAAAGAG AGAGCAAGGTATTTGGAGGGCATGTTAGAACATTCCGAGAGGACAGCAGGATCAGTCACTGCTAGCAGTGATTTTCCAAGGAGTTCTTGTACAG GACAATTTAGGAAGACAGGATGTTCCAACAGCTTTGAATTGCAGGTTCATTATTTTACCCTCTTTTGTTCTACAAAG AAAGAGTTCAATATTGAAGGTGCTCGCGTATTTGATGTGGATGCTTCTGGTCAAGTTTTGCTTATTGCTCGAAGGCTCACTGGAATGGGGGGACTGTTTGGACTTACTAAA ATAAGTTTGGTAGCTCCGCATGATAGATTGGATATGCAACTTCCTTCAAACACAAAGGCTGTTAGAGACTTGCGATTCTCTCCCCGTGACAGATTGTTACTGGTTGCCTCACTAGGGAAAAAGCTGTCAATTATTAG TTCTCAAAGCAACACCACAGTTCTTACCTATGATTTGCCG GCTGCTGCTTGGTCATGTTCATGGGATATCAGCTGTTCGAATTATGCATATGCTGGATTACAG AATGGCATGCTTTTGGTGTTTGATATGCGCCAAACTCGGGAACCTGTAAAATGCTTAGCCGGGATAACATGCAACCCGATTCATAGTTTATATTCGGTTTCACCTGAGTCACCCTCGCCTTCTGGTGTGAGAACAATTCTAACTGCATCTTCAATTGGCGCTTGCGAGTGGAACTTTGGAGGTGTTGATGAAAG GCCATTTTTGATCCCGGGATCAGATAATGAGGGAGTTTGTGTATCTCTTGCATGTTCTTCTAGCAATAGTAACATTGTAGCATCATATCGTCCAAAAGTAAACATGCTTAACAAGGAATCTGCATCCCAAGCTGTTCCTACACCTTCCACTAATGCTATGGGAAACTCTGTTGTGGGCTCTCATGTTTCATACAAAAGAACaagtagtcaatgttttcagaAACTCGGATCTACATGTGCCAATGTAAATGATATCAGGCTGCCAAAATCTGCAATAGTTGACATACGCAACAATGACGCACCATTATTTGTGTCTGGGGATGAGGCTAGAGGTGAAATAACGCTGCAATTGCTGCCATCATTACTTACTGTTCAGCATCTTACCCCTCAAAAGTTTCCTGTCCGTGATGTGAAGTTTACACATGGCAGCAATTCTAGTATACTCGGCTGTTTATGTGACGATATATTGAAACTATACTCTCTCAAGCTCTCATGA
- the LOC108210798 gene encoding uncharacterized protein LOC108210798 isoform X2 produces the protein MSDVNPAFYIYDDVEDEDVVVVEDVMDLDEEEDDDDEYEDDEDDDDDDEEDDEAVSTAAIVKNKTTPLSIDDDGSGIEELMSKDNNEIDGLCCPICMEPWTSEGVHQVCCLPCGHIYGLSCIQKWIRQRQSSRKCPQCKRSCSLKDVRLLYASRIVVVDEELQKKVQKLEAKCASLDTKHAECVKREDEGKKREAELYLQVQQLKERARYLEGMLEHSERTAGSVTASSDFPRSSCTGQFRKTGCSNSFELQKEFNIEGARVFDVDASGQVLLIARRLTGMGGLFGLTKISLVAPHDRLDMQLPSNTKAVRDLRFSPRDRLLLVASLGKKLSIISSQSNTTVLTYDLPAAAWSCSWDISCSNYAYAGLQNGMLLVFDMRQTREPVKCLAGITCNPIHSLYSVSPESPSPSGVRTILTASSIGACEWNFGGVDERPFLIPGSDNEGVCVSLACSSSNSNIVASYRPKVNMLNKESASQAVPTPSTNAMGNSVVGSHVSYKRTSSQCFQKLGSTCANVNDIRLPKSAIVDIRNNDAPLFVSGDEARGEITLQLLPSLLTVQHLTPQKFPVRDVKFTHGSNSSILGCLCDDILKLYSLKLS, from the exons ATGTCAGATGTGAATCCTGCTTTCTATATATACGATGATGTAGAAGACGAagatgttgttgttgtagaagatGTTATGGACCTAGACGAAGAGGAAGACGATGACGATGAATATGAAGATgacgaagatgatgatgatgatgatgaagaagacgaTGAGGCAGTTTCGACTGCGGCTATTGTGAAGAACAAAACGACACCGTTGAGTATTGATGATGATGGTAGCGGCATTGAGGAGTTAATGAGCAAAGATAATAATGAAATTGATGGATTGTGTTGCCCAATTTGTATGGAGCCTTGGACTTCTGAAGGTGTTCATCAAGTCTG TTGTCTTCCTTGTGGACATATTTATGGTTTGTCTTGCATACAGAAATGGATTCGACAACGTCAAAGTTCAAGGAAG TGTCCTCAATGCAAGAGAAGTTGCAGTCTGAAGGATGTTAGATTACTTTATGCATCCcggattgttgttgttgatgaagaACTACAAAAG AAAGTTCAAAAACTTGAAGCTAAATGTGCATCTCTTGACACAAAG CATGCGGAATGTGTAAAGAGAGAAGATGAAGGGAAAAAGAGAGAAGCTGAATTATATCTGCAGGTGCAACAACTCAAAGAG AGAGCAAGGTATTTGGAGGGCATGTTAGAACATTCCGAGAGGACAGCAGGATCAGTCACTGCTAGCAGTGATTTTCCAAGGAGTTCTTGTACAG GACAATTTAGGAAGACAGGATGTTCCAACAGCTTTGAATTGCAG AAAGAGTTCAATATTGAAGGTGCTCGCGTATTTGATGTGGATGCTTCTGGTCAAGTTTTGCTTATTGCTCGAAGGCTCACTGGAATGGGGGGACTGTTTGGACTTACTAAA ATAAGTTTGGTAGCTCCGCATGATAGATTGGATATGCAACTTCCTTCAAACACAAAGGCTGTTAGAGACTTGCGATTCTCTCCCCGTGACAGATTGTTACTGGTTGCCTCACTAGGGAAAAAGCTGTCAATTATTAG TTCTCAAAGCAACACCACAGTTCTTACCTATGATTTGCCG GCTGCTGCTTGGTCATGTTCATGGGATATCAGCTGTTCGAATTATGCATATGCTGGATTACAG AATGGCATGCTTTTGGTGTTTGATATGCGCCAAACTCGGGAACCTGTAAAATGCTTAGCCGGGATAACATGCAACCCGATTCATAGTTTATATTCGGTTTCACCTGAGTCACCCTCGCCTTCTGGTGTGAGAACAATTCTAACTGCATCTTCAATTGGCGCTTGCGAGTGGAACTTTGGAGGTGTTGATGAAAG GCCATTTTTGATCCCGGGATCAGATAATGAGGGAGTTTGTGTATCTCTTGCATGTTCTTCTAGCAATAGTAACATTGTAGCATCATATCGTCCAAAAGTAAACATGCTTAACAAGGAATCTGCATCCCAAGCTGTTCCTACACCTTCCACTAATGCTATGGGAAACTCTGTTGTGGGCTCTCATGTTTCATACAAAAGAACaagtagtcaatgttttcagaAACTCGGATCTACATGTGCCAATGTAAATGATATCAGGCTGCCAAAATCTGCAATAGTTGACATACGCAACAATGACGCACCATTATTTGTGTCTGGGGATGAGGCTAGAGGTGAAATAACGCTGCAATTGCTGCCATCATTACTTACTGTTCAGCATCTTACCCCTCAAAAGTTTCCTGTCCGTGATGTGAAGTTTACACATGGCAGCAATTCTAGTATACTCGGCTGTTTATGTGACGATATATTGAAACTATACTCTCTCAAGCTCTCATGA
- the LOC108214019 gene encoding alpha carbonic anhydrase 7, which yields MFTTLHIRSAYMKTSAELRSCFNMTSGFLILSLLLIILHVMTVVTAQDGLRGPTCRTCGGTKSEFDYSKTSGKGPAFWGTLKTEWATCGTGKLQSPVDLTVNGVVDVVPQLETVTRRYKPCTNTMLTNKGTSIELEWVDGGGIFIKGKEYNLTNTHWHSPSEHTLNGNRFDLELHAVHADDEQPQNFAVISILYKIGHSPDPFLAKLERNISAFIADESVKEIERGVLDPTDIGISGREFYRYQGSLTTPPCTERVVWTVEEQIKTVSADQVELLQEAVDDNSEMNARPLQQLNGRDVRLYVDHST from the exons ATGTTCACTACTTTACATATAAGATCTGCATATATGAAGACTTCCGCAGAACTGAGGTCTTGTTTCAACATGACTTCTGGATTCCTAATTCTCAGTTTGCTGCTCATCATCTTACACGTGATGACTGTTGTCACAGCTCAAGATG GTTTACGAGGACCAACTTGTCGAACTTGCGGAG GCACAAAGAGTGAGTTTGATTATTCAAAGACCAGCGGGAAGGGACCAGCATTTTGGGGAACGCTGAAGACTGAATGGGCTACTTGCGGGACCGGAAAGTTGCAGTCGCCGGTGGATTTGACGGTGAACGGAGTCGTCGACGTGGTTCCCCAGTTAGAGACCGTCACAAGGCGCTACAAACCTTGCACTAATACAATGCTCACTAATAAGGGCACTAGTATTGAG CTTGAGTGGGTTGATGGTGGAGGTATCTTTATCAAGGGCAAAGAATACAACCTCACCAATACTCACTGGCACTCACCTTCCGAGCACACTCTTAATGGCAACAG ATTTGACTTGGAACTGCATGCTGTGCATGCCGATGATGAACAGCCTCAGAACTTTGCCGTGATATCTATTCTCTACAAAATTGGTCACTCACCAGACCCATTCCTCGCGAAG TTAGAGAGAAATATATCAGCATTTATTGCCGATGAAAGTGTTAAAGAGATCGAGAGGGGAGTATTGGATCCAACTGATATCGGGATTTCTGGGAGAGAATTTTATAGGTATCAAGGTTCACTCACCACCCCTCCCTGTACTGAAAGGGTGGTTTGGACAGTTGAAGAACAG ATAAAAACTGTCTCTGCGGATCAAGTTGAATTGCTACAGGAAGCTGTTGATGAT AATTCAGAGATGAATGCCAGACCACTGCAGCAACTCAATGGGCGTGACGTCCGCCTCTATGTTGATCATTCTACTTGA
- the LOC108211917 gene encoding probable xyloglucan endotransglucosylase/hydrolase protein 32 gives MAFSYIPFLLLAIYIHALATLSNAGGHHIRPPSPGYRPSSKFRSMSFYKGYRNLWGPNHQRLDNKALTIWLDRTSGSGFKSVRPFRSGYFGASIKLQPGYTAGVITAFYLSNSEAHPGYHDEVDIEFLGTTFGKPYTLQTNVYIRGSGDGKIIGREMKFHLWFNPTKRFHHYAILWSPKEIIFLVDDIPIRRYQRKSVATFPLRPMWVYGSIWDASSWATEDGKYKANYQYQPFVGKFTNFKASGCTAYSPRWCRPVSASPWQSGGLSSQQNMAMHWVQSHYLVYDYCRDNKRDHSKTPECWG, from the exons ATGGCCTTCTCGTAtattccttttcttcttctggcCATTTATATTCATGCCTTGGCTACTCTAAGCAATGCTGGTGGTCATCACATTAGGCCGCCTTCTCCGGGATACCGGCCCAGCTCTAAATTCAGGTCTATGAGCTTTTATAAAGGTTATAGAAACCTCTGGGGTCCTAATCATCAGAGGCTCGATAACAAAGCTCTCACCATTTGGCTCGATAGAACCTCGG GGAGTGGATTCAAGTCTGTGAGGCCTTTTCGATCAGGCTATTTTGGTGCCTCGATCAAACTCCAACCCGGGTATACTGCAGGGGTGATTACAGCGTTCTAT CTTTCAAACAGTGAAGCGCACCCGGGGTACCATGATGAGGTGGACATTGAGTTTCTGGGGACAACATTTGGGAAACCTTATACACTGCAAACAAATGTATATATCAGAGGAAGTGGAGATGGTAAAATTATAGGAAGGGAGATGAAGTTTCATCTCTGGTTTAATCCTACCAAACGATTTCATCATTATGCAATCTTGTGGTCTCCAAAGGAAATCAT ATTTCTAGTTGATGATATCCCAATCAGGAGATATCAAAGAAAGAGTGTGGCTACATTCCCACTAAGGCCAATGTGGGTTTATGGGTCCATATGGGATGCTTCTTCATGGGCAACAGAGGATGGGAAATACAAAGCCAACTATCAGTACCAACCATTTGTGGGAAAGTTTACAAATTTCAAGGCAAGTGGTTGCACTGCCTATTCTCCGCGGTGGTGCCGCCCCGTTTCCGCCTCTCCGTGGCAGTCCGGGGGCTTAAGCAGCCAGCAGAACATGGCCATGCATTGGGTACAGAGTCACTACTTGGTTTATGACTATTGTAGGGACAACAAAAGAGACCATTCCAAAACACCAGAATGTTGGGGTTAG